The Pseudalkalibacillus hwajinpoensis DNA window ACTGTAACACCAGAGAACGCTCATGAAATGGAACGGTTATTAGATGATGAGCGGAAAGCGTATCAAGAAAAGGATTTTGAAGAATTTATGCGGGTAAACGGTCTTATCCACGCTTATCCAGCCAAACTTTCAAGAAATAAATTCTTGCTGCAACAGATCGAAACGCTCAATCAATGGTCCGATTGCTATCTAATCTTGAAAGATGAATTTTATACGATCCCGATGGAAGAAGTGAAATCTATCCCTGAGCATCTGAGTATACTGAATGCTTTTCGTAGTGGAGATATAGAAGGGATGACGCGTGCGATTGAAGCCCATCTTCTTTCTACATTGGACGATTTATCCGGACAACGATCCGTATTTAATTAACCTAAAGGAGTGAATGATCATGTCAAAGAATGCTTCAATTAAAACGAGTTTACCAGGACCTGTAGCGAGTCAGTTGTTAGAACGACGGCAGAACATAGTTCCAGACGCAGTTAGTTGTGGGATTCCAACTTTTGCTAAGGAAGCATCTGGAGTGAGAGTGACGGATGTTGATGGGAATACGTTCATTGATTTTGCTGGTGCGATTGGTACGATCAATGTTGGGCATTGTCATCCACGAGTGAAGGAAGCATTGCATGATCAAGTCGATAAATATATTCACACAGGGTTTAATGTGATGATGTACGAGCCATATATTGAGTTAGCTGAAAAGCTAGCAGCATTAGCACCAGGGAACCACCAGAAAAAAGTGCTGCTTCAAAATAGCGGTGCTGAAGCAGTTGAAAATGCGGTGAAAATTGCGAGGAAATACACAGGGCGTCAGGCGATCGTAACGTTCCAAAATGCCTTTCACGGTCGAACGTTAATGACCATGTCGATGACAAGTAAGGTGAAACCATATAAATTCGGTTTTGGTCCGTTTGCACCAGAAGTCTATAAGGCCCCTTTCCCATACGCTTATCGGAGACCGGGTGAAATGAGTGAAGCTGATTATAGTGATTTCATGATTCAACAGTTCAACGATTTTCTTTTAAAAGAGGTGGCGCCTGAGACCATTGCGGCAGTGGTGATGGAGCCTGTGCAGGGTGAGGGTGGCTTTATTGTGCCGGATAAATCGTTTGTTCAGGCCGTTAAGAACATTTGTGAACAGCACGGCATTCTATTTGTCGCTGACGAGATTCAGACAGGTTTTGCGCGAACAGGACGTTATTTTGCATCAGAACACTTTGATATTGTTCCTGATCTAATCACTGTTTCGAAGTCTTTAGGTGCCGGCACCCCTATTAGCGGCGTGATTGGGAGGAGAGAAGTGATGGATGCGGCAGATCAAGGAGAGCTTGGTGGTACGTATAGCGGAAGCCCGCTCGGATGTCGTGCCGCACTCGCCGTTTTGGATGTGATCGAAGATGAAGGGCTCAATCAACGAGCGCTACAAATTGGGGAGAAAGTAAGAGAAAGATTTACTTATTTAGCTAAGGAGTTCTCTTTTATCGGAGATGTTCGGGGGTTAGGTGCGATGAATGCGATTGAAATCGTAGGTGAGGGAAAAGCTCCTGATAAAGATCTCTCGAAAAAGATCCTGGCAGAAGCACAGCAACGTGGTTTGCTTTTACTAGGGGCAGGGGTTTATGGGAATGTTATCCGATTCTTGATGCCGCTTGTTATCACTGATGATGAGTTAGAAGAAGGGTTGTTCATTATAGAAGAGTCCATCCGAAAGGTTTCCACCAATCATTTGGATAAAGGAGTTTTATAATGGAAGGCAAAGAGAAGAAACTCAAGAAGGTACTGTCAAAGTTTGACCTGCTCTTTCTTGCGCTAGGGGCTATGCTTGGCTGGGGATGGGTTGTTTTATCAGGAACGTGGCTTACTTCTGCCGGATCTTATGGAGCCGTTCTTGCTTTTGCAATCGGTGGATTCCTCGTCATATGTGTCGGACTAAATTACGCTGAGCTGGCGTCTGCCATGCCGAAAGTAGGTGGTGAGCATGAGTATGTCCACCGAGCGCTCGGAGAGAATGCGTCGTTCATCGCATCCTGGGCGATTACATTGGGATATGTATCCGTTGCGACGTTTGAAGCTGTTGCGTTACCTACTGTAATTGATTATTTGCTCCCGGATTACCAAGCAGGATACCTTTGGACAATTGCTGGCTGGGATGTTCATTTGAACTGGGTCCTGATCGGCTCTGCCGGAGCTGTGATTATTACGCTCATTAATTACATTGGTCTTAAGCAAGCGGCTGTGCTACAAACGGTGTTTACACTAGTGATTGTGGCCGCTGGATTATTATTAATTTTCGGTGCAGGTGTGAATGGAGAGCCTGCTAATTTAACTCCTCATTTCATTGGTGGAATGGGTGGCATCATGACGGTGTTAGTCATGGTACCTTTCCTGTTTGTAGGGTTTGATGTTATCCCTCAGGTCGCAGAAGAAGCAAACCTTCCACATGATCAAATAGGTAAGTTTCTCGTTATTTCTGTAATCGGGGCGATTGTTTTTTACATAGCTATCGCAATCGGGGTTTCGCTTGGCCTTAGTCCAGATCAGCTAGCTTCTACTGAACTAGCAACCGCAGATGCGATGGGGAATTTATTCGGATCAGCATTATTTGCTAAACTATTAATTCTTGGTGGTGTGGCAGGAATTATTACGAGCTGGAATTCGTTTGTTATTGGTGGGAGCCGCGTACTTTATGCCATGGCGAAATCTGGTATGCTTCCATCCTGGTTTGGTCGTCTACATCCTAAATTCCACACGCCGTCAAACGCGGTATTATTTATTGGGATTCTTTCCATGCTAGCACCATTGTTAGGAAGATCGGCTCTTGTCTGGATTGTAGACGCTGGTGGTCTTGGTATTGTGACAGCGTATTTCCTTGTAGCGTGGTCATTTATTAAGCTTAGAAAAACAGAACCAGAGATGAAGCGTCCGTTTCGAGCAGCAAAATCACCGGTATATGGCTATCTTGCGCTTGTCTTAAGTTTTGGGTTTATTACGCTATACTTACCAGGAATGCCAGCAGCACTCATCTGGCCTTACGAATGGATTATGATCGCCATCTGGTTCTTCATTGGATTGTACTTCTTTATGAGAATGCGGAAAGGCGTCTATAAAGATAGTGGTGTGGGTATGTAAGCGGTGCGGCGTTAGGCGGTGCCTGTTGGTAGGTAGTGCCTGTCACCACCCGATTTAGCTCACATCATGTCGAAAAAGCTCCAGCTGTTAGCTGGAGCTTTTATTTTACTGGGATTAATTTGA harbors:
- a CDS encoding GntR family transcriptional regulator yields the protein MATKKRNEELAYEKVKRAIMLRRLLPGQRVTEEWVSQEMKMSRTPIRAAFKRMGNEGLLEIIPHRGAFVYNPSDKELADVFHLRVVLECYAARLAVPTVTPENAHEMERLLDDERKAYQEKDFEEFMRVNGLIHAYPAKLSRNKFLLQQIETLNQWSDCYLILKDEFYTIPMEEVKSIPEHLSILNAFRSGDIEGMTRAIEAHLLSTLDDLSGQRSVFN
- the gabT gene encoding 4-aminobutyrate--2-oxoglutarate transaminase is translated as MIMSKNASIKTSLPGPVASQLLERRQNIVPDAVSCGIPTFAKEASGVRVTDVDGNTFIDFAGAIGTINVGHCHPRVKEALHDQVDKYIHTGFNVMMYEPYIELAEKLAALAPGNHQKKVLLQNSGAEAVENAVKIARKYTGRQAIVTFQNAFHGRTLMTMSMTSKVKPYKFGFGPFAPEVYKAPFPYAYRRPGEMSEADYSDFMIQQFNDFLLKEVAPETIAAVVMEPVQGEGGFIVPDKSFVQAVKNICEQHGILFVADEIQTGFARTGRYFASEHFDIVPDLITVSKSLGAGTPISGVIGRREVMDAADQGELGGTYSGSPLGCRAALAVLDVIEDEGLNQRALQIGEKVRERFTYLAKEFSFIGDVRGLGAMNAIEIVGEGKAPDKDLSKKILAEAQQRGLLLLGAGVYGNVIRFLMPLVITDDELEEGLFIIEESIRKVSTNHLDKGVL
- a CDS encoding APC family permease; amino-acid sequence: MEGKEKKLKKVLSKFDLLFLALGAMLGWGWVVLSGTWLTSAGSYGAVLAFAIGGFLVICVGLNYAELASAMPKVGGEHEYVHRALGENASFIASWAITLGYVSVATFEAVALPTVIDYLLPDYQAGYLWTIAGWDVHLNWVLIGSAGAVIITLINYIGLKQAAVLQTVFTLVIVAAGLLLIFGAGVNGEPANLTPHFIGGMGGIMTVLVMVPFLFVGFDVIPQVAEEANLPHDQIGKFLVISVIGAIVFYIAIAIGVSLGLSPDQLASTELATADAMGNLFGSALFAKLLILGGVAGIITSWNSFVIGGSRVLYAMAKSGMLPSWFGRLHPKFHTPSNAVLFIGILSMLAPLLGRSALVWIVDAGGLGIVTAYFLVAWSFIKLRKTEPEMKRPFRAAKSPVYGYLALVLSFGFITLYLPGMPAALIWPYEWIMIAIWFFIGLYFFMRMRKGVYKDSGVGM